The segment TGATGCAGCAGGACTGAGTAGATGCCATCACCCTGCGTTGCATCCTCACGGCTTAGCCTGCGGGCAAGCACATTAATTCTCTGCAGGTTATGCTCGCTCAATCCCTCCCTGCCAAATATTCTTGCAAAGGCCACACCGTTATTGAAAGGATCTGCTACTAATTGCATATAGGCAATGGCTTCCTGAATAATGGGGAACTGGTTCAGTTGCAATGCGCCCACGTACTCCACAGGTAACAGGTATTTTCGAAGGGCATCACTGAACTTCCTGCCATCTGCACGCTTCCTGGTGAGAATATAGATATCCTTTGGCTCAAGACCTTCTTCAGTTACCAGCCTGTTGACCTCCGATGCCACCCACTCAGCCTCACTTGCATCATCAGGCGCTCTTACAACCTTCACCTTTGAACCACTGCCATTGGCTGAGAGTATCTCTTTATCTTCTCTCTCAGGGTTAAAGCCAATGAGCTGCCTTGAAAGTTCAACTATTTGGGAGGTGGAGCGGTAATTGACTCCGAGAGCTATCTTCTCTAGGTTTTGGTAATATTCCTGCAACTGTCGAATGTTGGAAAGATAAGCACCTCGGAACCTGTAGATACACTGGTCATCATCTGCCACGCAGGTCAGGTTACTGCCATCTGCCAGAAGATTAACAAGATACAATTGGGAATAGTTGGTATCCTGGAATTCGTCAACAAGAAGGTAATCGTAACGGCTTTTCACTTTGTTCCTGACCACATTGTTGCTTTCAAGAAGCCGACATGCCATGGAGATCATGTCATCGTAATCAAGAAAGCCGTTATTATGCTTGTACTGCCTGTAATGCTCGTAAAACCTGGCAAGGTCTTGCAGTTTCAGGAGAGTGTCAATTTTATCGTCAGCTAGCTCTGCCCCTGAGGACAGCTGGGATTCAACATAACCATGAATATCTGAAGACAGGACAAGGTGGTCCTGGAGCTGTGAGACACCTTCAAGCAGGCTGTCTATAAGGTCGTATGGAGACAGAGGAATATTGATGCTCTCAAACCCAAAAGAGTCAATATTCCTGATGCCCCATATGTTTGAATGCTTCTTTGAGATAAGTTTGGCCCCGGAATTTATACCCAGATCAAAAGAGAATTCCCTGATAATGTTGTTGCAGAATGAGTGAAATGTTGAGACGGTTATACCTCTTCCATAGCCTATATTCTTCTCGATCCTTTCCTGCATCTCCCCTGCGGCCTTCTCTGAAAAGGTCAGTGCAAGTATCTTCTCAGGAAGCATCCCACTGTCAATTAGATGAATAACCTTCTCAGTGATAGTAAGCGTCTTCCCCGACCCAGGTCCAGCAAGGATAAGGAGCGGTCCGTCAGTATATGTTATTGCTTTTGATTGCCCGGCATTGAGATTTTTTAAGTCCACTTTTTTTCGCTCCTTCAAAGAATTATCATATAAGGTAAGACCCTTTATTATATTTATATAATGTTATAAGATATTACTAATACTCCGTTACCTTTGCTGTAGAGTCTCAACAGCGCTCCGTTCTCAAGCTTTCCAGATAGCTACCCAGGACTTCATTTTGGATACCCAGTTCGACCTCTTTTCTTTCCACATTAATTGTCCATTTCATTCTTTTCACCCTCTGCCTATCCGTGATCTCCCTGTGCTTTTATCTCTTGACCAGAGTAATTATCCGCCTCAGTTGCAAATACATGTCATATCCTGAACTATCCTGTCGATCAATGCTTCATTAAAACTGCCAGGAGAATAGTCCAAGAAAAGATCATGAAGCACATAGAAATCGTTAGGTGTCTGGACCAGAGGTGCTGCCTTGACAAGCAGGTTCAACCTCGCAAGATAATCAATGTTTGCTCTGTTGTCAATGTTTAAAGCGCAAAAATCACACCCTCTCCTCTGCAGCTCTTCCATGAGCTTAGAGCAAAACGGGCACCCTCCCCTGACAAAGATCATCACCGGAACGTTTCCCATATATTATTTCCACCTTCGTTTCACTGTTTCAGATAATAAAAGTGCAAAACCCTCATTTTGAGCTTTACAATCATCAGTGTTCTGCAATTCATGTGCCTCTTTTGTCTCTCAAATTCCTGCAACTGCTCTTTGTCAAGAGGATAATCCCAGGTTCGTACCTGGGATCCTGATTATCCACTCCCCAACAGTCCATCTGGACCCACCTGTTCACAACAGCAAATCCTACATTACTCTCAACATACTTAAACATAATGTTTAAGTATAAAACGCGCGTTTAAATTAACTTGCAGATACGATCCGAAAAAACATTACTCCCTTGATAGAAGTAATTAGATGTCAACTGCTATCTGCTTGCAATCGTGGGGGTGCTTCTTCAGCAGTTCTTCAATTTGGTCCCAGGATTCCAAGTGATCGCATTCAGACACTATTAGTTCAACAGCATATCGCTCTCTGAAAGTGTACCTGTCTGTATAATTAGAACCTTCCAGCCAAGGCGCTTCATTTCCAAGCATTTCCACATTTATTATCATCTGATGATTTTCTGGATCAAAAATGATAAGTTTTTTATTATCAGCTTCGTAATCATAGAATTCAATTGGTTCCTTTTCTGTAACTACATCGATAATTATGGTACTATCAGTCTCTATATCATAGAACTTAACCTGTTTATTCACGTATTTTTCTCCTCCGTATCCCGGTCCATGATATTTTCAGTAGACTTCTCCATCCTGACTCATCATGCGCCTGCTGAGGCAGAACTCCCTTCTCCTTCTGGAATCCAGCATATAGGCTGCTGACTCTGGTTGCTGCCCACTCACATTCTCCATCCTGAAGAACGCGCAGTGCACAGCAATTTCGTTGACTACCAAAGCAGATCCAATCATATCTTTTCCGACAAACCTATAGTCTTCCCCCATCCCCAATGAAGGATAACGTTCAAATGTACACGTCATTGCTTTGTTCAGGAAATCTATAGCCTTATCAGTAGTTACACTGCATCCTTCTCCTTCACAATAAAGCGCTTCAGTTGCATATGACCTTATGAGCTTCTCATGGAGCAATGCATACTTGTCCGAACTTGATATCATCTCTACACCCACAGGTCTTCCGCATATGAAAACAACGAAGCCATTTTGCCTTCCCCCTATAGGAAAAGCTTTGATGTAATCTTCAAGCTTTGGTCTGAGATGCTCAAAGGTATCCCGCATGGCTCCAGTGGATGATGACGCATTTACAAAAGAGG is part of the Methanolobus chelungpuianus genome and harbors:
- a CDS encoding ARPP-1 family domain-containing protein, whose protein sequence is MENVVGETLRGLRLGKAVEFRNMAVVPICHDKDIVGGYITLKEGLQAGTLSIHEINISGSVPELVAVNTGHLPVLILDGEELVGAKQNRAVNTSIMVPSLTKVNIPVSCTEQGRWSYKTKAFMDSDVIMSHRTRKNRSASVTRNLVNEMSFRSDQAQVWENIHTEASFVNASSSTGAMRDTFEHLRPKLEDYIKAFPIGGRQNGFVVFICGRPVGVEMISSSDKYALLHEKLIRSYATEALYCEGEGCSVTTDKAIDFLNKAMTCTFERYPSLGMGEDYRFVGKDMIGSALVVNEIAVHCAFFRMENVSGQQPESAAYMLDSRRRREFCLSRRMMSQDGEVY
- a CDS encoding glutaredoxin domain-containing protein, coding for MGNVPVMIFVRGGCPFCSKLMEELQRRGCDFCALNIDNRANIDYLARLNLLVKAAPLVQTPNDFYVLHDLFLDYSPGSFNEALIDRIVQDMTCICN